A genomic region of Gemmata massiliana contains the following coding sequences:
- a CDS encoding type II toxin-antitoxin system VapC family toxin: protein MSAVALDASALLAFLFDEPGAGAVAPLLSRAALSSVNYCETLTRLVARGKPLADSVSALARLRLEVVPFDSELAAVTASLREPTKHLGLSLGDRACLALALARGLPALTADQLWTRLDIGVRVNCIR, encoded by the coding sequence GTGAGCGCGGTCGCGCTCGATGCCTCGGCCCTGCTCGCGTTCCTCTTCGATGAGCCGGGCGCGGGGGCCGTGGCCCCGCTCCTGTCCCGTGCGGCCCTCTCGAGCGTCAACTACTGTGAAACCCTGACCCGGCTCGTCGCCCGGGGCAAACCGCTGGCCGATTCCGTGTCCGCCCTGGCCCGGTTGCGTTTGGAGGTCGTCCCGTTCGACTCTGAACTGGCGGCCGTGACCGCCTCGCTCCGCGAGCCGACGAAGCACCTGGGCTTGTCGCTGGGCGACCGGGCGTGCTTGGCCCTGGCTTTGGCCCGCGGGCTCCCGGCGCTCACCGCGGACCAACTGTGGACCCGCCTCGACATCGGGGTCCGCGTGAACTGCATCCGCTGA
- a CDS encoding AbrB/MazE/SpoVT family DNA-binding domain-containing protein yields the protein MHIEHAKLGEDGRLIIPAPLRKELGLHAGDTIVIESDGDSLLLRSYERVLKEVQASFAPHRVPGTRAADELIAERQAEAAAEDPVGS from the coding sequence ATGCACATCGAACACGCCAAACTCGGGGAGGACGGTCGATTAATCATCCCCGCGCCCCTGCGCAAGGAACTCGGGTTACACGCCGGCGACACGATCGTCATCGAGTCCGACGGGGACAGCCTGCTGCTCCGCAGCTACGAGCGCGTGCTCAAAGAGGTCCAGGCGTCGTTCGCCCCGCACCGGGTGCCCGGAACCCGCGCCGCCGACGAACTGATCGCGGAGCGCCAGGCCGAGGCCGCCGCGGAGGACCCGGTCGGCTCGTGA
- a CDS encoding tyrosine-type recombinase/integrase, with protein MTQPPALPLNPGSLPIVNDLRSQLTEAVEAWRSRSPSAETRSGYTRDLNQFLRHVGIAEGAWDELPRIRPGHVSAWRDHLLAAGQTNTSIGRKLSVIRSLFGYLRAYGYARANPADTTFVAAPPVPRDGKTVGLEPEECRLLLDAPLSNTPEGVRDRALLAVFAFTGCRVGEVCRLRVEDYKASGGHKVLEVRGKGGKERRVALHPEAFERLDAWLDAGMLRGASGALFRPVRAARGHGAHGFRGEPLSRRAVQLLVERYVKRLKLDPNVTVHSFRVTALTTARERGADIIDLQDFAGHADPRTTLGYIRNRDRLSRSPAYVLKY; from the coding sequence ATGACTCAGCCCCCGGCTCTCCCCTTAAACCCTGGATCGCTACCGATCGTTAACGATTTGCGCTCGCAACTGACCGAAGCGGTCGAGGCGTGGCGGTCGCGCTCGCCCTCGGCCGAAACCCGTTCCGGCTACACGCGTGACCTGAACCAGTTTTTGCGGCACGTCGGGATCGCCGAGGGCGCGTGGGACGAACTACCCCGGATCCGACCGGGTCACGTCTCGGCCTGGCGCGACCACCTGTTGGCCGCCGGTCAAACGAACACGTCCATCGGGCGCAAGCTATCCGTGATCCGGTCCCTGTTCGGCTACCTGCGCGCCTACGGGTACGCGCGTGCGAACCCGGCCGACACTACCTTCGTCGCCGCTCCCCCGGTGCCCCGCGACGGCAAGACCGTTGGCCTGGAGCCCGAGGAGTGCCGCCTCTTGCTCGATGCGCCGCTCTCGAATACGCCCGAAGGGGTGCGGGACCGGGCGCTACTGGCCGTGTTCGCCTTCACGGGTTGTCGCGTCGGCGAGGTGTGCCGACTTCGGGTCGAGGATTACAAGGCGAGCGGCGGCCACAAGGTGCTAGAGGTGCGCGGGAAGGGCGGTAAGGAGCGACGCGTGGCTCTGCACCCGGAAGCGTTTGAACGGCTCGACGCGTGGTTGGACGCGGGCATGTTACGCGGCGCTTCGGGCGCCTTGTTCCGGCCCGTTCGAGCGGCACGGGGACACGGCGCACACGGGTTCCGTGGCGAACCGCTGTCGCGCCGGGCGGTACAGTTGCTTGTCGAGCGGTACGTGAAACGGTTGAAGTTGGACCCCAACGTGACGGTGCACTCGTTCCGGGTGACGGCTCTGACAACGGCGCGAGAACGAGGCGCGGACATCATCGATCTTCAGGATTTTGCGGGCCATGCAGACCCACGAACTACTCTCGGATACATCCGTAATCGGGACCGGCTCAGTCGATCACCGGCTTACGTCCTTAAATACTGA
- a CDS encoding DUF2934 domain-containing protein encodes MSATMLRSLNRTVSVEELRTMVSQINLTSGLHLVTVVSAKLLRGQQWPDRANSFNLPLLAKAILLWGNLEAGRLMTSEDLLDLLTAVNSLPWYSRPATESGTDEAVLSMIVRQGFQRYYTDAPLDARIARTWMMFNELVREGGLDVPDPSGELRNLIGVSAEDLWTVGFMFWSYHVSVTALDGRKWAFDPKSFVLEGNRKQEMGELVDRVLRTVALTPEQFRDRYDAEGSKYREQSGSEGYWLSEFSIIRDFPVVSLGNNLYAAPFPTYGLTRAIDGFYYDLLSEFARRKVASGAKDNPYDNELNRTLGALIERYIGRQLRLLPAPDNQLRGEFTYRHKKQDKLSTDWILWRPGRLPVLFECKAREAVLELQRYGSLDQLRTEVGKAIGKACKQMVRFIQAIDENTKGLEQYHGQKEFICAVVLQAPLPFHMVRDIRTIIEQVAQQMEPGWAAMRSRIHFVPMSVRELETAVATELQFGAPVEDQLVAYALYREGVKRIERWEGGMPVFPRHLEEFLQERYNGGRRIVNPLCTEVWNAFGSYCQERIFGESIETAEQEIFELTQKRAYELWERRGRPLWDAERDWHAAEEQIVNDPTLVGGEPAVGGG; translated from the coding sequence ATGTCGGCAACGATGCTCCGGTCTCTTAACCGGACCGTTTCCGTGGAAGAGCTGCGGACGATGGTGTCCCAGATCAACCTCACGTCTGGTCTTCATCTCGTGACGGTGGTCAGCGCGAAGCTCCTCCGGGGCCAGCAGTGGCCCGACCGCGCCAATTCTTTCAACCTTCCGCTGCTGGCCAAGGCAATCCTGTTGTGGGGGAACCTTGAAGCCGGTCGTCTGATGACCAGCGAGGATCTGCTGGATCTGCTCACGGCGGTGAACTCGCTTCCGTGGTATTCCCGACCGGCCACGGAGTCTGGGACAGACGAGGCCGTGCTGAGCATGATCGTTCGACAGGGCTTCCAGCGATACTACACCGACGCCCCCCTCGACGCGCGCATCGCCCGCACCTGGATGATGTTCAACGAGCTGGTTCGGGAGGGCGGGCTCGATGTGCCCGACCCATCCGGTGAATTGCGGAACTTGATCGGCGTGTCGGCGGAGGATTTGTGGACCGTCGGGTTCATGTTCTGGAGCTACCACGTCAGCGTCACCGCCCTCGACGGCCGGAAGTGGGCCTTCGATCCCAAATCGTTCGTACTTGAGGGCAACCGGAAGCAGGAAATGGGTGAACTGGTCGACAGAGTTCTGCGGACCGTCGCGCTGACGCCGGAGCAATTTCGCGATCGGTACGACGCCGAAGGATCGAAGTATCGCGAGCAAAGCGGAAGCGAGGGCTACTGGCTCAGTGAGTTCAGCATCATCCGCGACTTCCCCGTTGTGAGCCTCGGTAACAACCTGTACGCCGCTCCGTTCCCCACGTACGGCCTGACCCGCGCGATTGACGGCTTCTACTACGACCTGCTCTCGGAGTTCGCTCGACGCAAGGTGGCCTCGGGGGCAAAAGACAACCCCTACGACAACGAACTGAATCGGACCCTCGGAGCACTCATCGAGCGGTATATCGGTCGGCAGCTCCGACTCCTCCCGGCTCCAGACAACCAGCTACGTGGGGAATTCACCTACCGTCACAAGAAGCAGGACAAGCTGAGTACCGACTGGATTCTGTGGCGACCAGGCCGCCTTCCCGTGCTCTTCGAGTGCAAGGCTCGCGAAGCCGTGTTGGAACTTCAGCGTTATGGCAGTCTCGACCAACTGCGCACCGAGGTCGGCAAGGCTATCGGGAAGGCGTGCAAGCAGATGGTTCGGTTCATCCAAGCGATCGACGAGAATACGAAGGGGCTGGAGCAGTATCACGGGCAAAAGGAGTTCATCTGCGCCGTAGTCCTTCAGGCCCCTCTGCCGTTCCACATGGTGCGGGACATCCGCACGATCATCGAGCAGGTAGCCCAGCAAATGGAGCCGGGATGGGCAGCGATGCGGAGTCGCATCCATTTCGTTCCGATGTCAGTTCGCGAACTGGAGACCGCCGTTGCGACTGAACTTCAGTTCGGAGCACCGGTCGAAGACCAACTCGTTGCCTACGCACTGTACCGCGAGGGGGTCAAGCGGATCGAGCGGTGGGAAGGAGGCATGCCCGTATTCCCGCGCCACCTCGAAGAGTTCTTGCAGGAGCGGTACAACGGCGGACGTCGCATCGTCAACCCGCTCTGCACCGAGGTATGGAACGCATTCGGATCGTACTGTCAGGAGCGGATTTTTGGAGAGAGCATCGAGACGGCGGAACAAGAGATTTTCGAGTTAACCCAAAAGCGTGCTTACGAACTCTGGGAGCGGCGTGGCCGTCCACTGTGGGACGCCGAACGCGACTGGCATGCTGCCGAGGAACAAATCGTTAACGATCCGACACTCGTAGGCGGCGAGCCTGCCGTCGGTGGCGGATGA
- a CDS encoding DUF6932 family protein — MIPVFDPGGNLPPGVHETTWDIFVARFGTNERRRRLLSGLKRALDSLKRAGCIRAYIDGSFVTAKDQPGDFDACWDPVGVNGALLDPVLLNFANGRQLQKIVFYGELFPSHWPAAPAGRRFIEFFQTDKNTGDPKGIVALNVQELP; from the coding sequence ATGATCCCGGTGTTCGATCCCGGCGGGAACCTCCCGCCAGGGGTCCACGAGACGACGTGGGACATCTTCGTCGCACGGTTCGGCACCAACGAGCGGCGACGACGCCTGTTGTCGGGTTTGAAGCGGGCACTCGACTCGCTGAAACGCGCGGGATGTATCCGCGCCTACATCGACGGCAGCTTCGTGACGGCCAAGGATCAACCCGGTGACTTCGACGCTTGTTGGGATCCGGTCGGGGTGAACGGCGCGCTTCTCGACCCGGTGCTGCTGAACTTCGCCAACGGGCGGCAGTTGCAAAAGATCGTCTTCTACGGCGAGTTGTTCCCGTCGCACTGGCCGGCGGCCCCCGCGGGTCGGCGCTTCATCGAGTTTTTCCAGACCGACAAGAATACCGGCGATCCAAAGGGGATTGTCGCACTGAATGTGCAGGAGCTGCCATGA
- a CDS encoding helix-turn-helix domain-containing protein gives MIKNERQYRITKAEAEKFQGSLDGWNPMPPEGIDPIIHAAQKSALESQLGDLRRAVDEYEALRAGRHSVLEVESFEGLADALVRARIAIGLSQKELADRLGVKEQQIQKYEATGYSGASLARMTEVVHALGVNVRKEVFLPPKPDARDALIRGLADIGFDRKFIERRLLPNEDPVEKGKRASGDDGFVFRAATRAGRILGVAPAALLDPEPLAGNRLLAATKFKVPAGANEQRLTAYTFYAHYLALLMLEATAHLPTKPIPTGAKAVRAAIVGRYGNTDFDSVVRYIWDHGVPVLPLDDPGAFHGACWRANGRNVIALKRRTRFPARWVQLGLHEFCHAGEEPDRPDFSVVEDSETPDARRESKEEKRANRFAAEVILDGRAFELAQKCMDEANGRIDWLKRVVPDVAEDAGVPVDGLAEYIAYRLTEQGENWWGTATNLQDGSSNPWRVARDIALEKVDLTKLNPTDRELLSLALMEMED, from the coding sequence ATGATCAAAAACGAACGGCAGTACCGCATTACGAAGGCTGAGGCGGAGAAGTTCCAGGGTTCGCTGGACGGCTGGAATCCGATGCCGCCAGAAGGCATCGACCCCATCATCCACGCTGCTCAGAAGTCGGCCTTGGAGAGCCAACTCGGTGACCTTCGGCGCGCGGTGGACGAGTACGAAGCCCTCCGGGCTGGACGCCACTCGGTGCTCGAAGTCGAGTCGTTCGAGGGGTTGGCGGACGCGCTCGTCCGCGCCCGAATCGCGATCGGCCTGAGCCAAAAGGAACTGGCCGACCGGTTGGGGGTGAAGGAACAGCAAATTCAAAAGTACGAGGCCACCGGCTACTCCGGTGCGAGCCTCGCTCGGATGACCGAGGTTGTGCATGCCCTCGGCGTGAATGTCCGCAAGGAGGTGTTTTTGCCGCCCAAGCCCGACGCTCGAGATGCCTTGATCCGCGGCCTCGCGGACATCGGGTTCGACCGCAAATTCATCGAGCGGCGGCTCCTCCCGAACGAGGACCCCGTGGAGAAGGGTAAACGAGCCTCTGGTGATGACGGGTTCGTCTTCCGCGCCGCGACGCGAGCCGGTCGGATCCTCGGCGTGGCACCGGCTGCGTTGCTCGATCCCGAACCGCTGGCGGGCAATCGACTCCTCGCGGCGACGAAGTTCAAGGTGCCTGCGGGAGCGAACGAGCAGCGGCTCACCGCTTACACGTTCTACGCCCATTACCTCGCCCTGCTCATGCTGGAGGCGACAGCCCACCTGCCCACGAAGCCGATCCCGACCGGCGCGAAGGCTGTGCGTGCGGCCATCGTCGGGCGGTATGGCAACACCGATTTCGATTCCGTCGTCCGGTACATCTGGGACCACGGCGTTCCCGTCCTGCCGCTCGATGACCCCGGTGCATTTCACGGGGCGTGCTGGCGGGCCAACGGGCGGAATGTCATCGCGTTGAAGCGCCGGACCCGTTTCCCCGCCCGATGGGTCCAGCTCGGGCTGCACGAGTTCTGCCACGCTGGTGAGGAGCCAGATCGACCAGATTTCTCGGTAGTCGAGGATTCGGAGACCCCCGACGCTCGGCGTGAATCGAAAGAGGAGAAGCGGGCCAACAGGTTTGCTGCCGAGGTCATCTTGGACGGGAGGGCGTTTGAACTCGCCCAGAAGTGCATGGATGAGGCGAACGGCCGAATCGACTGGCTCAAGCGTGTCGTGCCCGATGTTGCCGAGGACGCCGGTGTGCCGGTCGATGGGCTCGCCGAGTACATCGCCTACAGGCTGACCGAGCAAGGGGAGAACTGGTGGGGCACGGCGACCAACCTGCAGGACGGCAGCAGCAATCCGTGGCGGGTCGCCCGTGATATCGCGCTGGAGAAGGTCGATCTCACGAAGCTGAATCCCACGGACCGCGAGTTGCTGTCGCTCGCCCTCATGGAGATGGAGGACTGA
- a CDS encoding DUF4186 family protein has translation MSTQDVDEIDLDEEPPPLRKMTCKSTDCGNNLHCFQQEKQNSKPVPGGKCRDCGVDLVDWSRVHKRDPRDAAYALSKLRVEMIRHKFWHEPLTDRERNYAKRKGRVGMRVVAGKRIRNSVGDAQPYMDGAQTPWKGNVLYYAQHATACCCRTCIAEWHGIPAGRALAADEIEYLTDLVCRYVNERIPELTENGVKIPPIRTKKLPPKG, from the coding sequence ATGTCCACCCAGGATGTCGATGAAATCGACTTAGATGAGGAGCCGCCGCCGCTCCGGAAAATGACGTGCAAAAGCACCGACTGCGGGAACAATTTGCACTGTTTCCAGCAGGAGAAGCAGAACTCGAAGCCGGTGCCGGGTGGCAAATGCCGCGATTGCGGCGTCGATCTTGTGGACTGGTCCCGAGTCCACAAGCGCGACCCGCGAGATGCCGCATACGCGCTCTCGAAGCTGCGCGTCGAGATGATCCGCCACAAGTTTTGGCATGAGCCGCTCACTGATCGCGAGCGGAATTACGCGAAGCGGAAGGGTCGGGTCGGGATGCGGGTCGTCGCGGGCAAGCGGATCCGCAACAGCGTCGGCGACGCACAACCGTACATGGACGGCGCGCAGACTCCTTGGAAAGGCAATGTCCTGTACTACGCGCAGCACGCGACGGCCTGCTGTTGCCGGACATGCATCGCGGAATGGCACGGCATCCCCGCTGGACGTGCGCTGGCGGCTGATGAAATCGAGTACTTGACCGACCTCGTGTGCCGGTACGTCAACGAACGGATCCCGGAGCTGACTGAGAACGGCGTTAAGATTCCACCCATACGAACGAAGAAACTGCCGCCGAAGGGGTGA
- a CDS encoding radical SAM protein, producing MATTVGLPVIDTAAVSARYREAAGRPEERRLLVTDFRGSQQEQDLTDPTNCDGLGRVRHFKRSTSSGWPLNPLPIDPASRFLGLAPDDMLRAQVFQNAVCNWRCWYCFVPFNLLSAHPKHSRWVTAEELVDLYLAEPGRPQVIDLSGGQPDLVPEWIPWTMRAMRDRGLEGSVYLWSDDNLSNDYFWQYLGDADLELIRTFRGYGRVGCFKGFDAESFAFNTAADPALFDQQFELFHRLIDLGLDVYAYATLTAPSADGIAGRVARFVDRLQSVSPLLPLRVVPLEVQVFTPVESRLSPVRRESLVHQRRAVEAWMQELENRFPAELRGLSITDIAL from the coding sequence ATGGCAACCACAGTCGGACTCCCGGTGATCGACACGGCCGCCGTCTCCGCGCGCTACCGCGAGGCCGCTGGCCGTCCGGAGGAGCGCCGCCTTCTGGTGACCGACTTCCGTGGGAGTCAGCAAGAGCAAGATCTGACTGACCCGACCAACTGTGACGGTCTCGGCCGTGTCCGTCACTTCAAGCGGAGCACCTCGTCGGGCTGGCCGCTGAATCCGCTGCCGATCGACCCGGCGTCGCGCTTCCTGGGCCTCGCCCCGGACGACATGCTCCGGGCGCAGGTGTTCCAGAACGCAGTGTGTAACTGGCGCTGTTGGTACTGCTTCGTCCCGTTCAACCTCCTATCCGCGCACCCAAAACACTCCCGCTGGGTCACCGCGGAAGAGCTGGTGGACCTGTACCTGGCCGAGCCGGGGCGGCCGCAGGTGATCGATTTAAGCGGAGGCCAGCCCGATCTCGTCCCGGAGTGGATCCCGTGGACCATGCGCGCGATGCGCGATCGCGGGCTGGAGGGATCGGTGTACCTGTGGTCCGATGACAACCTGAGCAACGACTACTTCTGGCAGTACTTGGGTGATGCGGACCTTGAGTTGATCCGAACGTTCCGCGGCTATGGCCGGGTTGGATGCTTCAAGGGCTTCGACGCCGAGTCGTTCGCGTTCAACACTGCTGCCGATCCAGCCCTGTTCGATCAGCAGTTCGAGCTCTTCCACCGGCTCATCGACCTGGGATTGGACGTGTACGCCTACGCCACACTCACCGCCCCGAGCGCGGACGGGATCGCCGGTAGGGTCGCCCGGTTCGTTGACCGCTTGCAGAGCGTCTCGCCGCTCCTCCCACTCCGCGTCGTGCCGCTGGAGGTGCAGGTGTTCACGCCGGTGGAATCCCGCCTGTCGCCGGTGCGGCGCGAGTCGCTCGTGCACCAGCGCCGTGCGGTGGAGGCATGGATGCAAGAACTGGAGAACAGGTTTCCCGCTGAGCTTCGGGGGCTTTCAATCACGGACATCGCTTTGTGA
- a CDS encoding ASCH domain-containing protein, whose product MAIDAKNATWLKPFEEIRHAVAADGQWSRVLGAPGADLPTCGIHLAVFVEPFLGYLLDGTKTIESRFSITRQAPYEKVCKGDILLVKRSSGPIVGICRVGQVWFYNLDPESWSYIREHFARAICAQDPEFWKARESASYATLLQVKNVLSVEPVNWPKRSRQGWVVVSPGTAPDGGDES is encoded by the coding sequence ATGGCCATCGACGCCAAGAACGCGACCTGGTTGAAACCGTTTGAGGAGATCCGTCACGCTGTTGCTGCAGACGGTCAGTGGAGTCGCGTGCTCGGTGCCCCGGGGGCGGACCTGCCGACTTGTGGGATCCACTTGGCAGTGTTCGTCGAACCCTTCCTCGGTTACCTGCTTGACGGCACGAAGACGATTGAATCCCGTTTCAGCATCACTCGGCAGGCCCCCTACGAGAAAGTCTGTAAAGGGGACATCCTGCTCGTAAAGCGGTCGAGCGGCCCGATCGTGGGTATCTGTCGGGTCGGGCAAGTGTGGTTCTACAACCTCGACCCGGAGTCGTGGTCTTACATCCGCGAGCACTTCGCCCGCGCGATCTGTGCCCAGGATCCTGAGTTCTGGAAGGCGCGTGAATCCGCTTCCTACGCGACCCTGCTCCAGGTGAAAAATGTCCTGTCTGTCGAGCCGGTCAATTGGCCGAAGCGATCACGACAGGGCTGGGTCGTCGTCTCGCCCGGAACCGCGCCGGACGGAGGGGATGAATCATGA
- a CDS encoding nucleoside/nucleotide kinase family protein: protein MTGTALGFAGRIASGKSTVSDKVAVRLGVPRVSFRHYLETVAVNRGISDVTREVLQDLGEQEIKVHGFKDFCRAVLDQARWHPGQAVVIDGIRHVEAANALREIVSPAEFHLIYIDMDSETQRQRLPRSLRHRKPIQELERHSTEVQVPKELPKVAELLLDAHKNPDELAEEVVRWANRSDVSERFRKLATKWRAAVGPLSSSTKIIQHPAYQEIIKLGRDAVPLILQELEKKPDHWFAALRAITGEDPVAPEDRGRMDRMAASWVRWGREHELK from the coding sequence ATGACAGGCACAGCATTAGGGTTCGCTGGGCGCATCGCGAGCGGGAAAAGTACCGTGTCCGACAAGGTCGCGGTGCGTCTAGGCGTGCCTCGCGTCAGTTTCCGACATTACCTCGAAACGGTAGCCGTGAATCGCGGGATCAGCGATGTAACGCGGGAGGTGCTCCAGGACCTGGGAGAGCAGGAGATCAAGGTTCACGGCTTCAAAGATTTCTGTCGCGCGGTCCTCGATCAAGCTCGCTGGCACCCGGGTCAGGCCGTTGTGATCGACGGGATACGCCACGTTGAAGCTGCCAACGCGCTTCGGGAGATCGTGTCACCCGCCGAGTTCCACCTGATCTACATCGACATGGATTCCGAAACACAGCGTCAACGGCTTCCCCGGAGCTTGCGGCATCGGAAGCCGATCCAAGAATTGGAGCGTCACTCGACCGAGGTCCAGGTACCGAAGGAATTGCCGAAAGTGGCCGAGTTACTTCTCGACGCACATAAAAACCCGGACGAGTTGGCCGAAGAAGTAGTCCGCTGGGCGAACCGCTCAGACGTGAGCGAGCGGTTCCGGAAGCTCGCAACCAAGTGGCGGGCAGCCGTCGGGCCGCTCTCGTCCTCCACCAAGATCATTCAGCACCCTGCGTATCAGGAGATCATCAAACTCGGCCGCGACGCAGTGCCGCTGATACTCCAGGAACTTGAAAAGAAGCCTGACCACTGGTTCGCGGCTCTCCGGGCGATCACGGGAGAAGATCCGGTCGCACCCGAGGACCGAGGACGGATGGATCGAATGGCTGCCTCGTGGGTACGTTGGGGGAGGGAGCATGAACTCAAATGA
- a CDS encoding DUF7689 domain-containing protein: protein MNSNDEIESYFPGLRGKNWQLTSHRNTQYNCIAWAACDSTQWWWPGDPADGYHWPAGIDRIETLEAFIAAYTLLGYETCADLAPEVGFEKVAIFVDADGKPTHAARQLNGGRWTSKLGNLEDIEHDLQDVCGDLYGTVARIMKRALPQPGPVAQ, encoded by the coding sequence ATGAACTCAAATGATGAGATCGAATCCTACTTCCCCGGACTGCGAGGCAAGAACTGGCAGCTCACGAGTCATCGCAACACGCAGTACAACTGCATCGCGTGGGCGGCGTGCGACAGCACGCAATGGTGGTGGCCCGGCGACCCCGCGGACGGCTACCACTGGCCGGCAGGCATTGACCGAATCGAGACCCTGGAAGCCTTCATCGCAGCGTACACGCTGCTCGGGTACGAGACGTGCGCGGACTTAGCCCCCGAGGTGGGCTTCGAGAAGGTCGCAATCTTCGTGGACGCGGACGGCAAACCCACGCACGCCGCTCGCCAATTGAACGGCGGGCGGTGGACGAGCAAGCTCGGCAACCTAGAAGACATTGAACATGACCTCCAGGACGTTTGCGGTGACTTGTATGGGACCGTGGCGCGGATCATGAAGCGTGCGCTGCCACAGCCCGGTCCCGTGGCTCAGTGA